In Tachysurus vachellii isolate PV-2020 chromosome 10, HZAU_Pvac_v1, whole genome shotgun sequence, the following proteins share a genomic window:
- the ankef1b gene encoding ankyrin repeat and EF-hand domain-containing protein 1 isoform X2 — METNSTLHTLQTESVLSLTHTAHISDLSQDKYRVNRMSEGGGKETTTTMMTTMMKMKRNAVADGRLEVLQIYKLLQLVREGNKAQVEKMVYLGVPNLINLTEPSEGSGVLHLTSVSNNLDMAEFLLNLGAQPDVQDKRGRTPVILAAELGNDAMLNLLAKSHADMKLLDVEGRGVLFYCISPSQRHSRCLQVAINSKADVNNVSTAGKPVFLLACEQANECENICIRMLESGADPNATDRLTGRTALMEAARSGSVVLVRLILQRGGNPNSVDEHQQNAAQLAAAGGFFQVLCVLSAYQADWSLVCVEGNSALHMSAAGGHTDCCRFLAQRGCNPKLKNRVGLVPRQLAKAHGHKAAMKELQKAERMFTKFTKPGVVNPNHLWALTLHDWSSEHEEVLRKAFQLSEESDTPVEKVSTEKFAYVLQEHHAPVDQEHLEKIIADHNNKHDGMINIADFFKGLQYLQKAFVLSSYEPKMKKKKKKGGKAGKGGKGNRKKGMSVVPLPICTLPPDIIDKRPDGGPQYMIESYQPFTDTKRFDRDHPPAHPVEDDSAWYVDQPQKIYININRCVRTEDFESLCLAFSQRLPVDIRDRFYKTPLMAACSSGSYDMAEFLITLGADVNACDQFKWTPLHHACHAGQQDIVELLVRHGAVVDAVALNGATPLMKAIESCRLSSVHQLITSNADVKATNHKGQSCLDIARVYGDERIIDLITTKFHSHPKSRDNKKGKGGKVRSEPQKAASPAGEAKPILPDVNEKRVNLKEYIITVNQNVNISSNTQSTHFIPKTVWGTRLATSAQHVERKVNRRNRLSYEVDFSDFVMPFNKNLVRKLTEVGVAEDEERNKTILKY; from the exons atggagacaaattcaacactccacacactccagacaGAGTCAGTCCtgtcgctcacacacacagcgcatATCTCTGATTTATCCCAGGATAAGTACAGAGTCAACAGG ATGTCTGAAGGAGGTGGAAAGGagacgacgacgacgatgatgacgacgatgatgaagatgaaacgGAATGCAGTGGCTGACGGCCGCCTGGAGGTTCTGCAGATCTACAAGCTCCTGCAGTTAGTGCGAGAGGGAAATAAAGCTCAGGTGGAGAAGATGGTGTATCTGGGTGTGCCGAACCTGATCAATCTGACAGAACCCAGTGAGGGAAGCGGCGTCCTTCACCTGACCTCTGTCTCGAACAACCTGGACATGGCTGAGTTCCTCCTGAATCTGGGAGCTCAGCCTGATGTTCAGGATAAGAGAGGACGCACTCCGGTGATACTCGCTGCAGAACTCGGGAATGATGCTATGCTGAATCTCCTGGCAAAGAGCCATGCTGACATGAAGCTGCTGGATGTGGAGGGGAGAG GAGTGCTATTTTATTGCATCTCTCCGTCCCAGAGGCACTCACGCTGCCTGCAGGTGGCGATCAACAGCAAAGCCGACGTCAACAACGTGTCCACGGCGGGGAAGCCAGTGTTCCTTCTTGCCTGTGAACAAGCCAACGAGTGTGAGAACATCTGTATCAGGATGTTAGAGAGTGGAGCCGATCCTAACGCCACAGATCGG ctgaCAGGACGAACAGCTCTGATGGAGGCAGCGAGGAGCGGCTCAGTGGTGTTAGTCAGACTCATCCTACAGAGAGGAGGAAACCCTAACAGTGTAGATGAACATCAGCAGAACGCAGCACAGCTCGCAGCAGCTGGAGGTTTCTTCCAG GTGTTGTGTGTGCTGTCAGCGTATCAGGCTGATTGGAGCttggtgtgtgtggagggaaaCTCGGCTCTGCACATGTCAGCAGCTGGAGGTCACACTGACTGCTGCAGGTTTCTGGCACagagag GATGCAATCCAAAGCTGAAAAACAGGGTTGGTTTGGTTCCACGTCAGCTTGCTAAAGCACACGGCCACAAGGCAGCGATGAAGGAGCTGCAGAAGGCAGAGAGAATGTTTACAAAGTTCACTAAACCTGGTGTGGTTAATCCCAACCATCTCTGGGCTCTCACACTGCACGACTGGTCAAGTGAACATGAAGAAGTGCTTAGGAAAGCCTTCCAGCTCAGCGAGGAGAGCGACACTCCTGTGGAGAAAGTCTCCACGGAGAAGTTTGCGTATGTCCTGCAAGAACATCATGCACCTGTGGATCAGGAACATCTGGAGAAGATCATTGCAGACCACAACAACAAGCATGATGGCATGATTAACATTGCTGACTTCTTCAAGGGACTGCAGTATCTTCAGAAAGCGTTTGTGTTGTCGTCCTATGAGCccaagatgaagaagaagaagaagaaaggtgGGAAAGCTGGAAAGGGTGGGAAAGGGAATAGGAAAAAAGGGATGTCTGTGGTTCCCCTGCCCATCTGCACCCTTCCACCTGACATTATAGACAAAAGACCAGATGGCGGGCCGCAGTACATGATTGAGAGTTATCAGCCGTTCACCGATACGAAGCGGTTCGACCGCGACCATCCGCCTGCTCACCCCGTGGAGGACGACTCGGCCTGGTATGTCGACCAGCCGCAAAAGATCTACATCAACATCAACCGCTGCGTCCGGACCGAAGACTTTGAGTCTTTGTGTTTAGCGTTCAGTCAGCGTCTCCCTGTGGACATCAGAGACCGCTTCTACAAAACACCACTCATGGCAGCATGCAGCAGTGGGAGCTACGACATGGCTGAGTTCCTCATAACACTTGG ggcagATGTGAATGCGTGTGATCAGTTTAAATGGACTCCTCTCCATCATGCGTGTCACGCTGGACAGCAGGATATTGTGGAGCTGTTAGTGAGACACGGAGCAGTGGTGGATGCTGTGGCATTAAATGGAGCCACGCCCCTGATGAAGGCCATCGAGAGCTGCAGACTGTCCTCTGTACATCAACTCATCACATCCAACGCTGATGTAAAGGCCACCAACCACAagg GACAGAGCTGTCTGGACATCGCCCGTGTGTACGGAGACGAGAGAATCATCGATTTAATCACAACTAAGTTCCACAGCCATCCAAAGAGCAGAgacaataaaaaaggaaaaggaggcAAAGTGAGATCAGAACCTCAGAAAGCAGCATCTCCTGCAGGAGAG gcgaAACCTATTCTACCAGACGTGAATGAGAAAAGAGTGAATCTGAAGGAATACATCATAACCGTGAACCAGAACGTCAACATCAGCTCCAACACACAAAGCACTCACTTTATACCTAAAACT gtgtggggAACAAGGTTAGCTACATCAGCTCAGCATGTGGAACGGAAAGTCAACAGGAGGAATCGTCTTTCATATGAAGTGGACTTCAGTGACTTTGTGATGccatttaataaaaacctggtGAGGAAGCTGAcagaagtgggcgtggctgaggatgaggagagaaataaaacaatattaaagtattaa
- the ankef1b gene encoding ankyrin repeat and EF-hand domain-containing protein 1 isoform X1, which translates to METNSTLHTLQTESVLSLTHTAHISDLSQDKYRVNRMSEGGGKETTTTMMTTMMKMKRNAVADGRLEVLQIYKLLQLVREGNKAQVEKMVYLGVPNLINLTEPSEGSGVLHLTSVSNNLDMAEFLLNLGAQPDVQDKRGRTPVILAAELGNDAMLNLLAKSHADMKLLDVEGRGVLFYCISPSQRHSRCLQVAINSKADVNNVSTAGKPVFLLACEQANECENICIRMLESGADPNATDRLTGRTALMEAARSGSVVLVRLILQRGGNPNSVDEHQQNAAQLAAAGGFFQVLCVLSAYQADWSLVCVEGNSALHMSAAGGHTDCCRFLAQRGCNPKLKNRVGLVPRQLAKAHGHKAAMKELQKAERMFTKFTKPGVVNPNHLWALTLHDWSSEHEEVLRKAFQLSEESDTPVEKVSTEKFAYVLQEHHAPVDQEHLEKIIADHNNKHDGMINIADFFKGLQYLQKAFVLSSYEPKMKKKKKKGGKAGKGGKGNRKKGMSVVPLPICTLPPDIIDKRPDGGPQYMIESYQPFTDTKRFDRDHPPAHPVEDDSAWYVDQPQKIYININRCVRTEDFESLCLAFSQRLPVDIRDRFYKTPLMAACSSGSYDMAEFLITLGADVNACDQFKWTPLHHACHAGQQDIVELLVRHGAVVDAVALNGATPLMKAIESCRLSSVHQLITSNADVKATNHKGQSCLDIARVYGDERIIDLITTKFHSHPKSRDNKKGKGGKVRSEPQKAASPAGEVEKLTERMAKPILPDVNEKRVNLKEYIITVNQNVNISSNTQSTHFIPKTVWGTRLATSAQHVERKVNRRNRLSYEVDFSDFVMPFNKNLVRKLTEVGVAEDEERNKTILKY; encoded by the exons atggagacaaattcaacactccacacactccagacaGAGTCAGTCCtgtcgctcacacacacagcgcatATCTCTGATTTATCCCAGGATAAGTACAGAGTCAACAGG ATGTCTGAAGGAGGTGGAAAGGagacgacgacgacgatgatgacgacgatgatgaagatgaaacgGAATGCAGTGGCTGACGGCCGCCTGGAGGTTCTGCAGATCTACAAGCTCCTGCAGTTAGTGCGAGAGGGAAATAAAGCTCAGGTGGAGAAGATGGTGTATCTGGGTGTGCCGAACCTGATCAATCTGACAGAACCCAGTGAGGGAAGCGGCGTCCTTCACCTGACCTCTGTCTCGAACAACCTGGACATGGCTGAGTTCCTCCTGAATCTGGGAGCTCAGCCTGATGTTCAGGATAAGAGAGGACGCACTCCGGTGATACTCGCTGCAGAACTCGGGAATGATGCTATGCTGAATCTCCTGGCAAAGAGCCATGCTGACATGAAGCTGCTGGATGTGGAGGGGAGAG GAGTGCTATTTTATTGCATCTCTCCGTCCCAGAGGCACTCACGCTGCCTGCAGGTGGCGATCAACAGCAAAGCCGACGTCAACAACGTGTCCACGGCGGGGAAGCCAGTGTTCCTTCTTGCCTGTGAACAAGCCAACGAGTGTGAGAACATCTGTATCAGGATGTTAGAGAGTGGAGCCGATCCTAACGCCACAGATCGG ctgaCAGGACGAACAGCTCTGATGGAGGCAGCGAGGAGCGGCTCAGTGGTGTTAGTCAGACTCATCCTACAGAGAGGAGGAAACCCTAACAGTGTAGATGAACATCAGCAGAACGCAGCACAGCTCGCAGCAGCTGGAGGTTTCTTCCAG GTGTTGTGTGTGCTGTCAGCGTATCAGGCTGATTGGAGCttggtgtgtgtggagggaaaCTCGGCTCTGCACATGTCAGCAGCTGGAGGTCACACTGACTGCTGCAGGTTTCTGGCACagagag GATGCAATCCAAAGCTGAAAAACAGGGTTGGTTTGGTTCCACGTCAGCTTGCTAAAGCACACGGCCACAAGGCAGCGATGAAGGAGCTGCAGAAGGCAGAGAGAATGTTTACAAAGTTCACTAAACCTGGTGTGGTTAATCCCAACCATCTCTGGGCTCTCACACTGCACGACTGGTCAAGTGAACATGAAGAAGTGCTTAGGAAAGCCTTCCAGCTCAGCGAGGAGAGCGACACTCCTGTGGAGAAAGTCTCCACGGAGAAGTTTGCGTATGTCCTGCAAGAACATCATGCACCTGTGGATCAGGAACATCTGGAGAAGATCATTGCAGACCACAACAACAAGCATGATGGCATGATTAACATTGCTGACTTCTTCAAGGGACTGCAGTATCTTCAGAAAGCGTTTGTGTTGTCGTCCTATGAGCccaagatgaagaagaagaagaagaaaggtgGGAAAGCTGGAAAGGGTGGGAAAGGGAATAGGAAAAAAGGGATGTCTGTGGTTCCCCTGCCCATCTGCACCCTTCCACCTGACATTATAGACAAAAGACCAGATGGCGGGCCGCAGTACATGATTGAGAGTTATCAGCCGTTCACCGATACGAAGCGGTTCGACCGCGACCATCCGCCTGCTCACCCCGTGGAGGACGACTCGGCCTGGTATGTCGACCAGCCGCAAAAGATCTACATCAACATCAACCGCTGCGTCCGGACCGAAGACTTTGAGTCTTTGTGTTTAGCGTTCAGTCAGCGTCTCCCTGTGGACATCAGAGACCGCTTCTACAAAACACCACTCATGGCAGCATGCAGCAGTGGGAGCTACGACATGGCTGAGTTCCTCATAACACTTGG ggcagATGTGAATGCGTGTGATCAGTTTAAATGGACTCCTCTCCATCATGCGTGTCACGCTGGACAGCAGGATATTGTGGAGCTGTTAGTGAGACACGGAGCAGTGGTGGATGCTGTGGCATTAAATGGAGCCACGCCCCTGATGAAGGCCATCGAGAGCTGCAGACTGTCCTCTGTACATCAACTCATCACATCCAACGCTGATGTAAAGGCCACCAACCACAagg GACAGAGCTGTCTGGACATCGCCCGTGTGTACGGAGACGAGAGAATCATCGATTTAATCACAACTAAGTTCCACAGCCATCCAAAGAGCAGAgacaataaaaaaggaaaaggaggcAAAGTGAGATCAGAACCTCAGAAAGCAGCATCTCCTGCAGGAGAGGTGGAGAAACTGACAGAGAGAATG gcgaAACCTATTCTACCAGACGTGAATGAGAAAAGAGTGAATCTGAAGGAATACATCATAACCGTGAACCAGAACGTCAACATCAGCTCCAACACACAAAGCACTCACTTTATACCTAAAACT gtgtggggAACAAGGTTAGCTACATCAGCTCAGCATGTGGAACGGAAAGTCAACAGGAGGAATCGTCTTTCATATGAAGTGGACTTCAGTGACTTTGTGATGccatttaataaaaacctggtGAGGAAGCTGAcagaagtgggcgtggctgaggatgaggagagaaataaaacaatattaaagtattaa
- the khk gene encoding ketohexokinase isoform X2, producing MEQKRILCVGLVCLDIINVVDSFPEEDTDTRCVSQRWQRGGNASNSCTVLSLLGAPCAFMGSLAAGPIADFIVGDFSRRGVDISAVAWQQCGETPCACCIVCQKSGSRTVVLYDTNLPDVHSDDFSKLDLSQFQWIHFEGRNADEQVKMIQQVKSYNATQEVKNRITVSVEIEKTRQSLYQLFSHGDVVFVSKDVAMYFGFQSASSALKGFYSRVKDGAVLICAWAEKGADAMGPDGTVLHSDAFPPENLVDTLGAGDTFNAAVIHSLANGGSLQEALTFGCQIAGKKCGVHGYDGIVE from the exons atggagCAGAAGAGGATCCTGTGTGTCGGTTTGGTGTGTTTGGACATCATTAACGTAGTGGACTCATTTCCGGAAGAGGACACAGACACCAG atgTGTGTCCCAGAGGTGGCAGCGAGGTGGGAACGCCTCAAACTCCTGCACGGTTCTGTCTCTGCTCGGTGCTCCATGTGCCTTCATGGGTTCTCTGGCTGCAGGACCAATCGCTGA CTTCATCGTGGGGGATTTTAGCCGCCGTGGTGTGGATATTTCTGCTGTAGCGTGGCAGCAGTGTGGCGAGACCCCATGTGCGTGTTGTATTGTTTGTCAAAAGTCGGGTTCTCGCACTGTGGTTCTCTACGACAC AAACCTCCCTGATGTTCATTCTGATGATTTCTCAAAGCTGGACCTCAGTCAGTTTCAGTGGATTCACTTTGAG ggtcgTAATGCTGATGAGCAAGTGAAGATGATCCAGCAGGTGAAAAGCTACAATGCTACACAGGAGGTGAAGAACAGGATCACTGTCTCTGTGGAGATTGAGAAAACTCGACAGTCACTCTATCAGCTCTTCAGTCATGGAGACGTG gtgtttgtgagtaaagACGTAGCGATGTATTTCGGCTTTCAGTCGGCGTCCAGTGCACTGAAGGGGTTTTACAGCCGTGTAAAAGACGG GGCTGTGCTGATCTGTGCCTGGGCGGAGAAGGGTGCCGACGCAATGGGTCCGGATGGTACGGTACTGCATTCTGATGCTTTTCCTCCTGAGAACCTGGTGGACACACTCGGAGCTGGAGACACCTTTAATGCGGCGGTCATTCACAGCCTGGCTAACG GAGGGTCTTTACAGGAAGCGCTCACATTTGGCTGCCAGATTGCTGGAAAGAAATGCGGCGTTCACGGCTATGACgggattgttgagtga
- the khk gene encoding ketohexokinase isoform X3, translated as MEQKRILCVGLVCLDIINVVDSFPEEDTDTRCVSQRWQRGGNASNSCTVLSLLGAPCAFMGSLAAGPIADFILNDCKMYNIDVSLVTEHAQCSWPTSVIICNQTNGTRTILHMNRNLPDVHSDDFSKLDLSQFQWIHFEGRNADEQVKMIQQVKSYNATQEVKNRITVSVEIEKTRQSLYQLFSHGDVVFVSKDVAMYFGFQSASSALKGFYSRVKDGAVLICAWAEKGADAMGPDGTVLHSDAFPPENLVDTLGAGDTFNAAVIHSLANGGSLQEALTFGCQIAGKKCGVHGYDGIVE; from the exons atggagCAGAAGAGGATCCTGTGTGTCGGTTTGGTGTGTTTGGACATCATTAACGTAGTGGACTCATTTCCGGAAGAGGACACAGACACCAG atgTGTGTCCCAGAGGTGGCAGCGAGGTGGGAACGCCTCAAACTCCTGCACGGTTCTGTCTCTGCTCGGTGCTCCATGTGCCTTCATGGGTTCTCTGGCTGCAGGACCAATCGCTGA CTTCATCCTGAATGATTGTAAAATGTACAACATTGATGTGTCTCTTGTTACTGAGCATGCTCAGTGCTCATGGCCCACCTCCGTCATCATCTGCAACCAGACCAATGGCACACGGACCATCCTGCAcatgaacag AAACCTCCCTGATGTTCATTCTGATGATTTCTCAAAGCTGGACCTCAGTCAGTTTCAGTGGATTCACTTTGAG ggtcgTAATGCTGATGAGCAAGTGAAGATGATCCAGCAGGTGAAAAGCTACAATGCTACACAGGAGGTGAAGAACAGGATCACTGTCTCTGTGGAGATTGAGAAAACTCGACAGTCACTCTATCAGCTCTTCAGTCATGGAGACGTG gtgtttgtgagtaaagACGTAGCGATGTATTTCGGCTTTCAGTCGGCGTCCAGTGCACTGAAGGGGTTTTACAGCCGTGTAAAAGACGG GGCTGTGCTGATCTGTGCCTGGGCGGAGAAGGGTGCCGACGCAATGGGTCCGGATGGTACGGTACTGCATTCTGATGCTTTTCCTCCTGAGAACCTGGTGGACACACTCGGAGCTGGAGACACCTTTAATGCGGCGGTCATTCACAGCCTGGCTAACG GAGGGTCTTTACAGGAAGCGCTCACATTTGGCTGCCAGATTGCTGGAAAGAAATGCGGCGTTCACGGCTATGACgggattgttgagtga
- the khk gene encoding ketohexokinase isoform X4 yields MEQKRILCVGLVCLDIINVVDSFPEEDTDTRCVSQRWQRGGNASNSCTVLSLLGAPCAFMGSLAAGPIAENLPDVHSDDFSKLDLSQFQWIHFEGRNADEQVKMIQQVKSYNATQEVKNRITVSVEIEKTRQSLYQLFSHGDVVFVSKDVAMYFGFQSASSALKGFYSRVKDGAVLICAWAEKGADAMGPDGTVLHSDAFPPENLVDTLGAGDTFNAAVIHSLANGGSLQEALTFGCQIAGKKCGVHGYDGIVE; encoded by the exons atggagCAGAAGAGGATCCTGTGTGTCGGTTTGGTGTGTTTGGACATCATTAACGTAGTGGACTCATTTCCGGAAGAGGACACAGACACCAG atgTGTGTCCCAGAGGTGGCAGCGAGGTGGGAACGCCTCAAACTCCTGCACGGTTCTGTCTCTGCTCGGTGCTCCATGTGCCTTCATGGGTTCTCTGGCTGCAGGACCAATCGCTGA AAACCTCCCTGATGTTCATTCTGATGATTTCTCAAAGCTGGACCTCAGTCAGTTTCAGTGGATTCACTTTGAG ggtcgTAATGCTGATGAGCAAGTGAAGATGATCCAGCAGGTGAAAAGCTACAATGCTACACAGGAGGTGAAGAACAGGATCACTGTCTCTGTGGAGATTGAGAAAACTCGACAGTCACTCTATCAGCTCTTCAGTCATGGAGACGTG gtgtttgtgagtaaagACGTAGCGATGTATTTCGGCTTTCAGTCGGCGTCCAGTGCACTGAAGGGGTTTTACAGCCGTGTAAAAGACGG GGCTGTGCTGATCTGTGCCTGGGCGGAGAAGGGTGCCGACGCAATGGGTCCGGATGGTACGGTACTGCATTCTGATGCTTTTCCTCCTGAGAACCTGGTGGACACACTCGGAGCTGGAGACACCTTTAATGCGGCGGTCATTCACAGCCTGGCTAACG GAGGGTCTTTACAGGAAGCGCTCACATTTGGCTGCCAGATTGCTGGAAAGAAATGCGGCGTTCACGGCTATGACgggattgttgagtga
- the khk gene encoding ketohexokinase isoform X1, giving the protein MEQKRILCVGLVCLDIINVVDSFPEEDTDTRCVSQRWQRGGNASNSCTVLSLLGAPCAFMGSLAAGPIADFILNDCKMYNIDVSLVTEHAQCSWPTSVIICNQTNGTRTILHMNSFIVGDFSRRGVDISAVAWQQCGETPCACCIVCQKSGSRTVVLYDTNLPDVHSDDFSKLDLSQFQWIHFEGRNADEQVKMIQQVKSYNATQEVKNRITVSVEIEKTRQSLYQLFSHGDVVFVSKDVAMYFGFQSASSALKGFYSRVKDGAVLICAWAEKGADAMGPDGTVLHSDAFPPENLVDTLGAGDTFNAAVIHSLANGGSLQEALTFGCQIAGKKCGVHGYDGIVE; this is encoded by the exons atggagCAGAAGAGGATCCTGTGTGTCGGTTTGGTGTGTTTGGACATCATTAACGTAGTGGACTCATTTCCGGAAGAGGACACAGACACCAG atgTGTGTCCCAGAGGTGGCAGCGAGGTGGGAACGCCTCAAACTCCTGCACGGTTCTGTCTCTGCTCGGTGCTCCATGTGCCTTCATGGGTTCTCTGGCTGCAGGACCAATCGCTGA CTTCATCCTGAATGATTGTAAAATGTACAACATTGATGTGTCTCTTGTTACTGAGCATGCTCAGTGCTCATGGCCCACCTCCGTCATCATCTGCAACCAGACCAATGGCACACGGACCATCCTGCAcatgaacag CTTCATCGTGGGGGATTTTAGCCGCCGTGGTGTGGATATTTCTGCTGTAGCGTGGCAGCAGTGTGGCGAGACCCCATGTGCGTGTTGTATTGTTTGTCAAAAGTCGGGTTCTCGCACTGTGGTTCTCTACGACAC AAACCTCCCTGATGTTCATTCTGATGATTTCTCAAAGCTGGACCTCAGTCAGTTTCAGTGGATTCACTTTGAG ggtcgTAATGCTGATGAGCAAGTGAAGATGATCCAGCAGGTGAAAAGCTACAATGCTACACAGGAGGTGAAGAACAGGATCACTGTCTCTGTGGAGATTGAGAAAACTCGACAGTCACTCTATCAGCTCTTCAGTCATGGAGACGTG gtgtttgtgagtaaagACGTAGCGATGTATTTCGGCTTTCAGTCGGCGTCCAGTGCACTGAAGGGGTTTTACAGCCGTGTAAAAGACGG GGCTGTGCTGATCTGTGCCTGGGCGGAGAAGGGTGCCGACGCAATGGGTCCGGATGGTACGGTACTGCATTCTGATGCTTTTCCTCCTGAGAACCTGGTGGACACACTCGGAGCTGGAGACACCTTTAATGCGGCGGTCATTCACAGCCTGGCTAACG GAGGGTCTTTACAGGAAGCGCTCACATTTGGCTGCCAGATTGCTGGAAAGAAATGCGGCGTTCACGGCTATGACgggattgttgagtga